From a region of the Zingiber officinale cultivar Zhangliang chromosome 10B, Zo_v1.1, whole genome shotgun sequence genome:
- the LOC122030440 gene encoding uncharacterized protein LOC122030440, which produces MAKARRHAEDRLLGTAHGRAAGSDLPDLSEDDVFSTLESGWRLTDPGRSRCEGEGEDREASLPPVASAAMSAPVEVPAWTRLHRVEDEEEAEVGGWMPPHEYLARAKGRSGGTTRSVLEGAGRTLKGRDMSRVRDAVWNRTGFYG; this is translated from the coding sequence ATGGCGAAGGCGCGAAGGCACGCCGAAGACCGCCTGCTCGGCACCGCGCACGGCCGGGCGGCCGGCTCTGATCTCCCGGACCTCTCCGAGGATGATGTCTTCTCGACCTTAGAATCCGGATGGAGACTAACTGACCCCGGCCGGAGTCGTTGCGAAGGGGAGGGCGAGGACAGGGAGGCGTCACTCCCGCCGGTGGCGTCCGCGGCGATGTCGGCGCCAGTCGAGGTGCCGGCGTGGACGAGACTTCACCGGGTGGAGGACGAGGAGGAAGCAGAGGTTGGCGGGTGGATGCCGCCGCACGAGTACCTGGCGAGGGCGAAGGGGAGGAGCGGCGGGACGACGAGGTCGGTGCTGGAAGGGGCGGGGCGGACGCTGAAGGGCAGGGACATGAGCCGGGTTCGCGACGCGGTCTGGAATCGGACCGGCTTCTACGGTTGA